The proteins below are encoded in one region of Pelagibacterium flavum:
- a CDS encoding shikimate kinase — protein MGQNATGIAGQKTESQVLDALAGRPIVLVGMMGAGKTTVGRRLANRLGLPFTDSDAEIETAAGMSIPDIFAAHGEPEFRAGEARVISRLLREHQGVIATGGGAFINPETREAIKTHAVSIWIKADFDLLFARVSKRPGRPLLQTPDPRGTLKGLIDARYPVYALADITVASRDVPHDVVVNDILAAISSHFDIPKAQ, from the coding sequence ATGGGGCAGAACGCGACAGGCATTGCCGGGCAGAAGACCGAAAGCCAGGTGCTCGACGCCCTGGCCGGTCGCCCGATCGTGCTCGTGGGCATGATGGGCGCCGGCAAGACCACCGTCGGCCGCCGCCTTGCCAACCGGCTCGGCCTGCCCTTTACCGATTCCGACGCCGAAATCGAAACCGCCGCAGGCATGTCGATCCCCGACATTTTTGCCGCTCATGGCGAACCCGAATTTCGCGCCGGCGAGGCCCGTGTCATCTCGCGGCTCCTGCGTGAGCATCAGGGCGTTATCGCCACGGGCGGCGGCGCCTTCATCAATCCAGAAACGCGCGAGGCCATCAAGACGCACGCGGTTTCGATCTGGATCAAGGCCGATTTCGACCTGTTGTTCGCCCGCGTCTCCAAACGCCCCGGCCGGCCCCTGCTCCAGACCCCCGATCCGCGCGGTACGCTCAAGGGACTGATCGACGCGCGCTATCCCGTCTATGCGCTAGCCGACATCACCGTCGCTTCGCGCGATGTACCCCATGACGTTGTCGTCAACGACATCCTCGCCGCCATTTCAAGCCATTTCGACATTCCGAAAGCCCAATGA
- a CDS encoding J domain-containing protein — protein MSINSKSKIFDSVRIKPRRTQVEEQVAAHPACDWEGCEKPGMHKAPKGARSEGQFHNFCLEHVRHYNKAYNYFSGMDDEEIADHATKMNAPGSRETWAYGSNRFGKSDPQPKKYKPRDYTGSQFRDVNGVFARLRSRARQDAGAKGEAAERTITLTGQDRAAFEVLGLEGRKPSNDIKSAYKALVKLHHPDANGGDKGSEDRLRNIISAYNHLKQRGFV, from the coding sequence ATGTCGATCAATTCCAAATCCAAGATCTTCGATTCCGTTCGCATCAAGCCCCGGCGCACCCAGGTCGAGGAGCAGGTCGCGGCGCATCCGGCGTGCGATTGGGAAGGGTGCGAAAAACCCGGCATGCACAAGGCGCCCAAGGGCGCGCGCTCGGAGGGTCAGTTCCACAATTTCTGCCTCGAGCATGTGCGCCACTATAACAAGGCCTACAATTATTTCTCCGGCATGGACGACGAGGAAATCGCCGACCACGCAACCAAGATGAACGCGCCCGGCAGCCGCGAAACCTGGGCCTATGGCTCCAACCGCTTCGGCAAGTCCGACCCGCAACCCAAAAAATACAAGCCCCGCGATTATACGGGCAGCCAGTTCCGCGACGTCAATGGCGTCTTCGCCCGCCTGCGCTCGCGTGCCCGCCAGGATGCCGGTGCCAAGGGCGAGGCCGCCGAGCGCACCATCACACTTACCGGCCAGGACCGCGCCGCCTTTGAAGTGCTGGGCCTTGAAGGCCGCAAACCCTCGAACGATATCAAGTCAGCCTACAAGGCCCTGGTCAAACTCCACCACCCCGACGCCAATGGTGGCGACAAGGGCTCCGAAGACCGGCTGCGCAACATCATTTCGGCCTATAACCATCTCAAGCAGCGCGGCTTTGTCTGA
- the aroB gene encoding 3-dehydroquinate synthase, protein MSANHTPLHTVHVPLGARAYDIVIAPDAIESAGDRLAALFPGARYGIVTDENVAKAQLPRLAASLDAAGLGHTEIVLPAGEATKSWPQLQSVVDQILGARLERNDILIALGGGVIGDLAGFAASIARRGMDFVQIPTSLLAQVDSSVGGKTGINSVHGKNLVGAFHQPRLVLADLTALETLSPRHFAAGYAELAKYGLIDDEELFFWLEANYPQIEAGGPARGEAIARACAAKARVVVADEKEAGNRALLNLGHTFGHALEKATGYSDRLLHGEGVAIGMVLAYRFSAKLGLAPSQDAGRVEAHLKNAGLPTTLADIPGDLPPTQMLMDAIAQDKKVSRGQLTFILTRGIGKAFIEKKIDPEAVATFLEDIR, encoded by the coding sequence ATGAGCGCCAACCACACCCCCCTTCACACCGTCCACGTGCCGCTGGGCGCGCGGGCCTATGACATCGTTATCGCTCCCGACGCCATCGAGAGCGCCGGCGACAGGCTCGCCGCCCTTTTCCCTGGCGCGCGCTATGGGATCGTGACCGATGAAAATGTGGCGAAAGCCCAGCTCCCTCGCCTCGCCGCCTCCCTCGATGCTGCCGGGCTGGGTCACACGGAAATCGTCCTGCCGGCCGGCGAAGCCACCAAGTCGTGGCCCCAACTGCAAAGCGTGGTCGATCAGATTCTTGGCGCCCGGCTCGAGCGCAACGACATTCTCATTGCGCTGGGCGGCGGCGTAATCGGCGACCTGGCCGGCTTTGCCGCCTCGATCGCCCGGCGCGGCATGGATTTCGTCCAGATCCCCACTTCGCTGCTGGCCCAGGTGGATTCCTCGGTTGGCGGCAAGACCGGTATCAATTCGGTCCACGGCAAGAACCTGGTCGGCGCTTTCCACCAGCCCCGGCTGGTCCTGGCCGATCTGACAGCGCTCGAAACGCTCTCCCCCCGTCACTTCGCCGCCGGCTATGCCGAACTGGCCAAATACGGGCTTATCGACGACGAGGAGCTGTTCTTCTGGCTCGAAGCCAATTATCCGCAAATCGAAGCCGGCGGCCCGGCCCGCGGCGAGGCCATTGCCCGCGCCTGCGCTGCCAAGGCTCGTGTCGTGGTTGCCGACGAAAAAGAGGCCGGTAACCGCGCCCTGCTCAATCTCGGTCACACCTTCGGCCACGCCTTGGAAAAAGCCACCGGCTATTCCGACCGCCTGCTGCATGGCGAAGGTGTGGCCATCGGCATGGTGCTGGCCTACAGGTTCTCCGCGAAGCTGGGTCTTGCCCCCTCTCAGGATGCGGGACGCGTCGAAGCGCATTTGAAAAATGCCGGCCTGCCCACTACATTGGCCGATATTCCCGGAGACCTGCCGCCAACGCAAATGCTTATGGATGCCATCGCACAGGACAAGAAAGTCTCGCGCGGGCAGCTGACGTTCATTCTGACGCGCGGCATCGGCAAGGCCTTCATCGAGAAAAAAATCGACCCCGAAGCGGTCGCAACCTTCCTTGAGGACATACGCTGA
- the cobS gene encoding cobaltochelatase subunit CobS: MTEFSNLPDTEYSVRDLFGIDSDMVVKGYKDRTDHVPEIDPDYLFDRNTTLAILAGFAFNRRVMVQGYHGTGKSTHIEQVAARLNWPLVRVNLDSHVSRIDLVGKDAIVLRDGKQVTEFRDGILPWAVQNNIALVFDEYDAGRPDVMFVIQRVLEVAGRLTLLDQNRVIRPHPAFRLFATTNTIGLGDTSGLYHGTQQINQGQMDRWSIVVTLNYLPHEKEVGIVLAKAKSYDKDDEGRKLVSNMVRVADLTRSAFINGDLSTVMSPRAVITWAENAEIFGDIGFAFRLTFLNKCDELERPVVAEFYQRVFGVDLPESAANLAISA; the protein is encoded by the coding sequence ATGACTGAGTTTTCCAACCTGCCCGACACCGAATATTCCGTGCGCGATCTGTTCGGGATCGACAGCGACATGGTGGTCAAGGGCTATAAAGACCGCACCGACCACGTGCCCGAGATCGATCCGGACTATCTGTTCGATCGCAACACCACCCTTGCCATTCTCGCCGGTTTCGCCTTCAACCGCCGCGTCATGGTGCAGGGCTATCATGGCACGGGCAAATCGACCCATATCGAACAGGTCGCAGCGCGGCTCAACTGGCCGCTGGTCCGCGTCAACCTCGACAGCCACGTTTCCCGTATCGACCTTGTGGGCAAAGACGCCATCGTCCTGCGCGACGGCAAGCAGGTCACCGAGTTCCGCGACGGCATCCTGCCATGGGCCGTCCAGAACAATATTGCCCTGGTGTTCGACGAATACGATGCCGGACGTCCCGACGTGATGTTTGTGATCCAGCGCGTGCTCGAAGTGGCGGGCCGCCTGACGCTCCTCGACCAGAACCGGGTCATCCGCCCGCACCCCGCCTTCCGGCTGTTCGCCACAACCAACACCATCGGTCTCGGTGACACCTCGGGCCTCTATCACGGCACCCAGCAGATCAACCAGGGCCAGATGGACCGCTGGTCGATCGTTGTGACGCTCAACTATCTGCCGCATGAAAAGGAAGTCGGGATCGTTCTGGCCAAGGCCAAGAGCTACGACAAGGACGATGAGGGCCGCAAACTGGTCTCCAACATGGTCCGCGTCGCCGATCTGACGCGCTCGGCGTTCATCAATGGCGATCTGTCGACAGTGATGAGCCCGCGCGCCGTGATCACCTGGGCGGAAAACGCCGAGATCTTCGGCGATATCGGCTTTGCCTTCCGGCTGACCTTTTTGAACAAGTGCGACGAACTCGAGCGCCCCGTGGTCGCCGAATTCTACCAGCGCGTGTTCGGGGTCGATCTGCCCGAATCGGCCGCCAATCTGGCGATCTCGGCGTAA
- a CDS encoding site-specific tyrosine recombinase XerD: MGDSHLIEAFLEMMSAERGAAANTIEAYRRDLLDYAGFLGGAGKAISEAEREDVADYLSHLSGQGLAASSSARRLSAVRQLHRFLVSEGIKGDDPTRIVSAPKAGRGLPKVLSVEEVDRLLKCAEDEAAGGEENEVRLYVLLELLYATGLRVSELVALERKAVRREADHLTIVGKGGKERLVPLNDRAKDALIGWLDSTEKEKFVFPAKGAEGHLARQVFARDLKGLASRAGLPVAKVSPHVLRHAFASHLLQNGADLRVVQMLLGHADISTTQIYTHVLDAHLRKLLEDHHPLSGDA, translated from the coding sequence ATGGGCGATAGCCATCTGATCGAGGCATTTCTGGAAATGATGAGCGCCGAACGGGGCGCGGCAGCCAACACCATCGAGGCCTACCGGCGCGATCTGCTCGATTATGCGGGGTTTCTTGGCGGCGCGGGCAAGGCGATTTCCGAAGCGGAGCGGGAAGACGTCGCCGATTATCTGAGCCATCTTTCGGGACAGGGTCTGGCGGCAAGTTCGAGCGCCCGGCGGTTGAGCGCGGTGCGGCAATTGCACAGGTTCCTGGTTTCGGAAGGCATCAAGGGGGACGATCCCACACGCATCGTTTCCGCGCCAAAGGCGGGGCGCGGGCTTCCCAAAGTGCTTTCGGTCGAGGAGGTCGATCGGCTTTTGAAGTGCGCCGAAGACGAGGCAGCAGGGGGCGAGGAAAACGAGGTGCGGCTCTATGTGCTGCTCGAATTGCTCTATGCCACGGGTTTGCGGGTTTCCGAGCTGGTGGCACTGGAGCGCAAGGCGGTGCGGCGCGAGGCCGATCATCTGACCATTGTCGGCAAGGGCGGCAAGGAGCGGCTGGTGCCGCTCAACGACAGGGCCAAGGACGCTTTGATTGGGTGGCTCGACAGTACGGAGAAGGAAAAATTCGTCTTTCCCGCCAAGGGTGCCGAGGGGCATCTGGCGCGGCAGGTGTTTGCGCGCGACCTCAAGGGGCTGGCGAGCCGGGCCGGGCTGCCAGTTGCGAAGGTTTCCCCGCACGTGCTGCGCCACGCCTTTGCGTCCCACCTGCTGCAAAACGGGGCGGATCTGCGGGTCGTCCAGATGCTTTTGGGCCATGCCGACATTTCAACGACCCAGATTTATACCCATGTTCTTGACGCTCATTTGCGCAAACTGCTCGAAGATCACCATCCGCTGTCGGGGGATGCTTGA
- a CDS encoding L,D-transpeptidase family protein: MLRKIVLLAVSLVVAGVLASCSALEGDGRHLTPLSGAAKSRLAAMGSSPQAAMMVRIFKEESTLEVWKQTAGGSFKLFQSYEICTWSGDLGPKFYEGDRQAPEGFYTITPGLMNPNSNYYLAFNLGFPNRYDRTHGRTGSHLMVHGACSSAGCYAMEDEQIAEIYALARESFTGGNRSFEVQIFPFRMTPENMAKHQSSEHIDFWNNIKQGYDYFEVANTPPAWDVCEGRYVFRQPSAVNATAAMAGSCQAVVADASIVSAFQARQSADAAAIQSAIMRLADSEAAAAEAEQRRLNAEAEMAARSEAINSAVGGFFDTIFSPLNALAPNQPETVAESTPQS; this comes from the coding sequence ATGCTCCGTAAAATCGTCCTTTTGGCCGTATCGCTCGTTGTTGCGGGCGTTCTGGCATCGTGCTCGGCGCTTGAGGGCGACGGGCGTCATCTCACGCCGCTATCGGGCGCCGCCAAATCGCGGCTGGCTGCCATGGGCTCGAGCCCGCAGGCGGCGATGATGGTGCGCATCTTCAAGGAAGAATCAACGCTCGAGGTCTGGAAGCAGACCGCTGGCGGCTCCTTCAAGCTGTTCCAATCCTATGAAATCTGCACCTGGTCGGGCGATCTGGGCCCCAAATTCTATGAAGGCGACCGCCAGGCGCCCGAAGGGTTCTATACCATCACCCCGGGGCTGATGAATCCGAACTCGAATTATTACCTCGCCTTCAATCTGGGCTTTCCCAACAGGTATGACCGCACGCATGGGCGGACGGGCAGCCATCTGATGGTGCATGGCGCGTGTTCGTCCGCCGGGTGCTATGCCATGGAGGATGAGCAGATCGCCGAAATCTACGCGCTGGCCCGCGAGAGCTTTACCGGTGGCAACCGCTCCTTCGAAGTGCAGATTTTCCCCTTCCGCATGACGCCGGAAAACATGGCCAAGCATCAGTCCAGCGAGCACATCGATTTCTGGAACAATATCAAGCAGGGCTACGATTATTTCGAAGTCGCCAACACGCCACCCGCGTGGGACGTGTGCGAGGGGCGCTATGTGTTCCGTCAGCCTTCGGCTGTCAATGCAACGGCGGCCATGGCGGGCAGCTGTCAGGCGGTGGTGGCCGATGCGTCCATCGTTTCTGCCTTTCAGGCGCGCCAATCGGCCGATGCCGCCGCGATACAGAGCGCAATAATGCGGCTTGCCGATTCAGAAGCGGCCGCAGCAGAAGCCGAGCAGCGGCGCCTCAATGCCGAAGCTGAAATGGCGGCGCGGAGCGAGGCGATCAACAGCGCGGTTGGCGGGTTCTTCGATACCATATTCAGCCCGCTCAATGCTCTGGCGCCCAACCAGCCCGAGACAGTGGCCGAAAGCACGCCCCAGAGCTGA
- a CDS encoding BolA family protein, giving the protein MSVRDEIEAKLTETFAPTALEVIDDSERHHGHAGWREGGNTHFRIAIASEKLDGLSRVEQHRAINAALADQFDAGLHALAIKVKPSR; this is encoded by the coding sequence ATGAGCGTTCGCGATGAAATCGAAGCCAAACTCACCGAAACCTTCGCGCCGACCGCTCTTGAAGTGATCGACGATTCCGAGCGTCACCATGGCCACGCAGGATGGCGGGAAGGGGGCAATACCCATTTCCGCATCGCAATTGCCAGCGAAAAACTCGACGGGCTGAGCCGGGTCGAGCAGCACAGAGCCATAAACGCGGCGCTTGCCGATCAGTTCGATGCCGGGTTGCATGCCCTGGCCATCAAGGTCAAGCCTTCGCGCTGA
- a CDS encoding HlyC/CorC family transporter, which translates to MSLWLSFFAIVALLAMSFFFSGSETALTAASRARMYQLAKSGNKRASVVEKLTAEKERLIGAILLGNNVVNILASTLAASVLIQVFGEAGIAYATLAMTAAVVVFSEVLPKTLALIRPDSFALVVAPIIRVIVLVFSPVTLAVQALVNLILRLFGLDPDKASEISGHEELRGTVDFLHHEGEVVKGDRDMLGGILDLRELEVSDVMVHRTRMLALDADMPTDELIGAILDSPFTRVPLYKDKQDNIVGVVHAKDLLRAIQKADGDFTRVNPAKIAFKPWFVPDTTSAQAQLNAFLKRKLHFALVVDEYGEVQGLVTLEDILEEIVGEIADEHDAVIDGVRKQADGSYIIDGQLPIRDLNRALDWNLPDEEATTVAGLVIHEAKLIPDPGQQFTFHNLRFKVLRRQHNRVTQLRVSPVDAALSAKA; encoded by the coding sequence ATGTCGTTGTGGCTATCATTTTTCGCCATTGTCGCGCTGCTGGCCATGAGCTTTTTCTTTTCCGGCTCGGAAACCGCGCTGACCGCCGCATCGCGGGCCCGCATGTACCAATTGGCCAAGTCGGGCAACAAGCGCGCCTCGGTTGTCGAAAAGCTGACGGCCGAAAAGGAACGCCTGATCGGCGCCATCCTATTGGGCAACAACGTCGTCAACATTCTCGCCTCGACCCTTGCCGCTTCGGTGCTGATCCAGGTTTTCGGTGAGGCCGGCATCGCTTATGCGACTCTGGCCATGACAGCAGCGGTTGTGGTGTTTTCCGAGGTGTTGCCCAAAACCCTTGCCCTCATCCGTCCCGACAGCTTTGCGCTCGTTGTCGCCCCGATCATCAGGGTCATTGTTCTGGTCTTTTCGCCGGTCACACTGGCCGTCCAGGCGCTGGTCAATCTTATCCTGCGCCTGTTCGGCCTGGACCCGGACAAGGCCAGCGAGATCTCCGGCCATGAAGAGTTGCGCGGCACGGTTGATTTCCTTCATCACGAAGGCGAAGTGGTCAAGGGCGACCGCGATATGCTGGGCGGCATTCTGGACCTGCGGGAACTCGAAGTATCCGACGTCATGGTGCACAGAACCCGCATGCTGGCGCTCGATGCCGACATGCCGACCGACGAATTGATCGGCGCCATTCTCGACAGCCCCTTTACCCGCGTGCCGCTCTATAAGGACAAGCAGGACAATATCGTCGGCGTCGTCCACGCCAAGGATTTGCTGCGCGCCATCCAGAAAGCCGACGGCGACTTTACAAGAGTCAACCCGGCTAAGATCGCCTTCAAGCCCTGGTTTGTGCCCGATACAACGTCGGCCCAGGCCCAGCTCAACGCGTTTTTGAAGCGCAAGCTGCATTTCGCGTTGGTGGTCGATGAATATGGTGAGGTTCAGGGGCTCGTCACCCTTGAAGATATTCTTGAGGAAATCGTGGGCGAAATCGCCGACGAGCACGACGCGGTTATCGATGGCGTGCGCAAGCAGGCCGACGGCTCCTATATCATCGACGGGCAATTGCCCATCCGCGACCTCAACCGCGCGCTGGACTGGAATCTGCCCGATGAGGAGGCCACCACCGTTGCTGGTCTGGTCATCCACGAAGCCAAGCTGATCCCCGATCCGGGCCAGCAATTTACCTTCCACAATCTGCGCTTCAAGGTGTTGCGCCGCCAGCACAACAGGGTCACCCAGCTCCGCGTCTCGCCAGTGGACGCAGCGCTCAGCGCGAAGGCTTGA
- a CDS encoding DUF1003 domain-containing protein — translation MSASEDIERKLAHGADRYFGKAPEDLSSVEETVLKKAASRRTLARDTEAAYLEKTGFGDRMSDRIASFGGSWAFILSFLAFLAIWVSANVALAMGAFDPYPFIFLNLMLSMIAALQAPIIMMSQNRQAEKDRLAAAHDYEVNLKAEVEIMALHDKLDQMREHELRALVEKQQEQLDLLTKAVLGRSSE, via the coding sequence ATGAGCGCAAGTGAGGATATCGAACGCAAGCTGGCGCACGGGGCGGATCGGTATTTCGGCAAGGCGCCCGAAGATCTCTCCAGCGTTGAAGAGACCGTGCTCAAAAAGGCAGCTTCCCGGCGCACGCTGGCGCGCGATACCGAGGCGGCCTATCTCGAAAAGACCGGGTTCGGGGACCGGATGTCCGATCGGATCGCCAGTTTCGGCGGCTCGTGGGCGTTCATCCTGTCGTTTCTTGCCTTTCTGGCTATCTGGGTTTCCGCCAATGTCGCACTGGCCATGGGGGCATTCGACCCCTACCCCTTCATCTTTCTCAATCTGATGTTGTCGATGATCGCGGCCCTGCAAGCGCCGATCATCATGATGAGCCAGAACCGCCAGGCCGAAAAGGACCGGCTGGCCGCCGCCCATGATTACGAGGTCAATCTCAAGGCCGAGGTGGAAATCATGGCGTTGCACGACAAGCTCGACCAGATGCGCGAGCATGAGTTGCGCGCGCTCGTCGAGAAACAGCAGGAACAGCTCGATCTGCTCACAAAGGCGGTGTTGGGACGAAGCTCAGAGTAG
- a CDS encoding histidine kinase: protein MPTLFRLLVAVAFIVGLAYAGMFALAVLVEPHEREVSVRVPTRDLLADAP, encoded by the coding sequence ATGCCCACATTGTTTCGCCTGCTTGTTGCCGTCGCCTTTATCGTGGGGCTTGCCTATGCGGGCATGTTCGCGCTGGCGGTGCTGGTCGAGCCCCATGAGCGCGAGGTGAGTGTGCGCGTGCCGACCCGCGACCTTCTGGCGGACGCGCCATAA
- the cobT gene encoding cobaltochelatase subunit CobT, with the protein MAQPPRIKANKPDPTGPFKAAVGAAVRTIAGKHDLEVSFTADRPILTADKARLAALPRLPTSRDIAIARGQGDAMAMRMASHDTDTHRRLAPKDPDAKAAFDALEQARVESLGCSRMAGMSGNIAEMIEDRLFRANYANVKDIADAPLAEALGLMMREKVAGIPIPPSGAPIVDLWREKLEGRIGASLDELASLLDNQTEFSRKTRSILRDLDLLAEADPDQFDQNDSEGSDQDAQNNQAMNGEDEEQDGDADNQDMDGTDEAPGEHEETGDVEGMEADSADTDEDAQAEAGEDAPAPPPQGEDGQRLSNQPTYKIFTDKFDEIISAADLCPPEELDQLRQLLDKQLEHLAGAVARLANKLQRRLMAQQNRGWDFDLEEGVLDTARLTRVVTDPLQALSFKAERDTEFRDTCVTLLIDNSGSMRGRPITIAAICGDILARTLERCGVKVEILGFTTRAWKGGKSREAWLDAGRPPNPGRVNDIRHIIYKGADEPWRHAKRNLGLMMREGLLKENIDGEALQWAHKRIVNRPENRRILMVISDGAPVDDSTQSVNPGNYLEAHLRAVIEEIETRSPVQLVAIGIGHDVTRYYRRAVTILDADELAGAMTDNLAALFDEELPGEARRRR; encoded by the coding sequence ATGGCCCAGCCTCCGCGCATCAAAGCCAACAAGCCCGATCCCACCGGCCCGTTCAAGGCGGCTGTCGGCGCGGCTGTGCGCACCATTGCAGGCAAGCACGACCTCGAAGTGAGCTTTACCGCAGACCGGCCCATCCTGACCGCCGACAAGGCCCGCCTTGCTGCCCTGCCCCGCCTGCCGACGTCCCGCGACATCGCCATCGCCCGCGGCCAGGGAGATGCCATGGCCATGCGCATGGCCAGCCACGACACAGACACCCATCGCCGGCTCGCCCCAAAGGATCCCGACGCCAAGGCCGCCTTCGACGCGCTTGAACAGGCGCGCGTTGAATCGCTGGGTTGTTCGCGCATGGCGGGCATGAGCGGCAACATCGCCGAAATGATCGAGGACCGGCTGTTCCGCGCAAATTACGCCAACGTCAAAGACATTGCTGATGCTCCGCTGGCCGAAGCGCTGGGGCTGATGATGCGCGAAAAGGTCGCCGGCATCCCCATTCCACCCTCAGGCGCCCCCATTGTTGATCTCTGGCGCGAAAAGCTCGAGGGCCGCATCGGCGCTTCGCTGGACGAATTGGCCAGCCTCCTCGACAACCAGACCGAATTTTCACGCAAGACCCGCTCCATCCTGCGCGATCTCGACCTTTTGGCCGAGGCCGATCCCGATCAGTTCGACCAGAATGATTCCGAGGGCTCCGACCAGGACGCCCAGAACAACCAGGCCATGAATGGCGAGGACGAAGAGCAGGACGGCGACGCCGACAACCAGGATATGGACGGCACCGACGAGGCGCCGGGCGAACACGAGGAAACCGGCGACGTCGAAGGCATGGAAGCCGACAGTGCTGACACCGACGAGGACGCCCAGGCCGAAGCCGGCGAGGATGCCCCCGCCCCGCCTCCGCAGGGTGAAGACGGCCAGCGCCTCTCCAACCAGCCAACCTACAAGATCTTCACCGACAAGTTCGACGAGATCATCTCGGCCGCCGATCTGTGCCCGCCCGAAGAGCTCGATCAGCTCCGCCAATTGCTCGACAAGCAGCTCGAGCATCTGGCCGGCGCCGTCGCCCGACTGGCCAACAAGCTGCAACGCCGCCTGATGGCTCAGCAGAACCGTGGATGGGATTTCGACCTTGAGGAAGGCGTGCTCGATACCGCGCGCCTGACCCGTGTCGTGACCGATCCCCTGCAGGCCCTTTCGTTCAAGGCCGAACGCGACACCGAGTTCCGCGACACCTGCGTGACGCTCCTGATCGACAATTCCGGCTCCATGCGCGGCCGACCGATCACCATTGCGGCCATCTGCGGCGACATCCTCGCGCGCACGCTGGAGCGTTGCGGCGTGAAAGTGGAAATTCTCGGTTTTACCACCCGCGCCTGGAAGGGCGGCAAATCGCGCGAAGCCTGGCTCGATGCGGGACGCCCACCCAATCCTGGTCGCGTCAACGACATCCGCCACATCATCTACAAGGGCGCGGACGAACCCTGGCGCCATGCCAAGCGCAATCTCGGCCTGATGATGCGTGAAGGGCTCTTGAAGGAAAACATCGACGGCGAAGCCCTGCAATGGGCCCACAAGCGCATCGTCAACCGCCCGGAAAACCGCCGTATCCTCATGGTGATTTCCGATGGCGCACCGGTCGATGATTCCACCCAGTCGGTCAATCCGGGCAATTATCTAGAGGCCCATCTGCGCGCCGTGATCGAGGAGATCGAAACCCGCTCGCCCGTCCAACTGGTCGCCATCGGCATCGGCCATGACGTCACGCGCTATTACCGTCGCGCCGTCACCATTCTCGACGCGGACGAACTGGCCGGCGCCATGACCGACAATCTTGCCGCCCTGTTCGATGAAGAACTGCCCGGCGAAGCCCGGAGGCGGCGCTGA
- a CDS encoding acetyl-CoA carboxylase carboxyltransferase subunit alpha → MQSYLDFEKPVAELEGKIAELKNLAQTDEAVSIGDEVSRLQQRADDALRDVYKKLTPWQKTQVARHPQRPHFSNYLKALVTEWTPLAGDRKYAEDPAVQAGFGRIDGVPVAILGQEKGNDTESRLKHNFGMARPEGYRKAVRIMEMADRFGLPVISFVDTAGAYPGIGAEERGQAEAIARSTEKCLEIGVPNLSIVIGEGGSGGAIAIAATNKVLMLEHSVYSVISPEAGASILFRDAGKAQDMAAAQKITAQDLLALKVIDGIIEEPMGGAHRNPEKIFADVKAEIVKFLGEYDDDLGPLEIRELRREKFLAIGTTLT, encoded by the coding sequence ATGCAGTCATATCTCGATTTCGAAAAACCCGTCGCTGAACTCGAAGGCAAGATCGCCGAGCTCAAGAACCTCGCCCAGACCGATGAAGCGGTCTCTATCGGGGACGAGGTCTCGCGCCTGCAACAACGTGCCGATGATGCGTTGCGCGACGTCTACAAAAAGCTCACCCCCTGGCAGAAGACGCAGGTGGCGCGTCATCCGCAGCGTCCGCACTTTTCCAATTACCTCAAGGCGCTGGTGACCGAGTGGACGCCTTTGGCCGGTGATCGCAAATATGCCGAAGATCCCGCCGTTCAGGCCGGGTTTGGGCGCATCGACGGGGTGCCGGTGGCCATTCTGGGCCAGGAAAAGGGCAACGACACCGAAAGCCGTTTGAAACACAATTTCGGCATGGCGCGGCCCGAGGGCTATCGCAAGGCTGTGCGCATCATGGAAATGGCCGACCGGTTCGGCCTGCCGGTGATTTCGTTCGTCGATACGGCAGGCGCCTATCCGGGCATCGGGGCAGAAGAGCGCGGGCAGGCCGAGGCCATCGCGCGCTCGACGGAAAAATGCCTCGAAATCGGAGTTCCCAACCTTTCCATCGTGATTGGCGAAGGCGGATCGGGCGGGGCGATCGCCATTGCGGCGACCAACAAGGTGCTCATGCTCGAGCACTCGGTCTATTCGGTGATTTCACCGGAAGCGGGCGCTTCGATCCTGTTCCGCGACGCGGGCAAGGCCCAGGACATGGCTGCGGCGCAAAAGATCACGGCGCAGGATCTGTTGGCGCTCAAAGTGATCGACGGCATCATCGAAGAGCCCATGGGCGGAGCACACCGCAACCCGGAAAAAATCTTCGCGGACGTCAAGGCCGAGATCGTCAAGTTTCTCGGCGAGTATGACGACGACCTCGGGCCGCTCGAAATCCGCGAGCTGCGGCGCGAGAAATTCCTGGCGATCGGAACCACGCTCACCTGA